The Terriglobus roseus sequence TGGCATATGTACCCGCACCGCCTGTCTGGTATCTCACCCAGTCGCGCGCCCACTGATTCAGCAGCTTGCCGTGCCAGAAGGTGCCCGCAGACAGGTTGTCGCCGCGCAGTACAAACGGTGGCCGCTTCGCGTTGTCCCCGGCATACTCCTGGCGACGGTCACGGATCTCCGCCGTGTCCGGTAGTTTCACATCATGCGTAAGCGTGTAGGCCCAGTCGACAAGGCCGGTGTTCAGGTGAAAGGCGATGCCGTTCTCATCGGTGCGCGGCAGCTCGTAGGGCGTGCTCTTACGCAGCGGAACGTAACCCGTCTTCCAGTCTTTTGGCGCTTCGCGTGGGTCAATCTCATGCGCGATGTCACCGTCGACGATCCAGTCCGACCAGACAGCAGAGCCGAGTGACCCCATCTGCGGATCGATGCCACCAATGCCCGCGACGAGCCAGTAGGCATGCGTCAGATCGAAACGCGGGTCCGTTCCCAGCGCCATGACCGTTGCCGCGGCCCGCGCGGTGCCGATCCCCGTGACGATGCCGAGCACGCCGTCGTCGTTCATCATGGCATCGTGATACGCGGCGGGCATGGCGTAGCGCCTGGTCAGGTGCTCGCCTTCTGCCCAGTGTTGAAACTCACCGGGAAAATCACCGGTATCGTTGCCAACCTCAAACATGGCCAGGACGACGACTTTTACGGGAATCTTCGCAGGGGTCTGCGCAGAAGAAGATGCGAACGGGTACACGAGTGCCGCGGCTAGCAGCAGAAGAGCAGTTGGGCGCATGACGCCATGCTATCGCGCCGGAATGGCAATGGCATGACCGTGATGTCTAGACCTGGCCGAAAGGCTGGTTGTACAGATTGTCGATTAGTTTGCGCGTGATGCCATAGCAGTCGCATGCGGCGTCAGTCAGCGCCTGCCGGTCCAGGATTTTTACCAGGCCGCGTCGATAGCCGATCATGCCCGCACGCTGCAGCGTACCGGCGACCAGCGCAACCGTTGTGCGGCGCGTTCCCAGCATCTGCGAGATCGCTTCCTGGGTCAGGCTGACGGTGTCGCTGTTGACGCGGTCCGCCGCGGTCAGCAGCCAACGGGCCAGTCGTTCCGAGGCCTGATGCAGCTTGTTGCAGCCTGCAATCTGATCCAGCATGAGCATCTGCAACTGTAGCGCTTCCAGAATGCGGGCACGCAGTTCCTCAGATTCCAGAAAGAGCCTGCGGAGTTCTGCAATGGTCACACGCAATCCGCTACCGGATACCTGCATGAAGCACTGTGCAAGCGGCGGTCGAGGTCCCAGGAGCGCGTGTGCGCCGGCGACACCCTCGGCGCCGATCATGCCTACCTCGGCAGAGCTGCCGTCAGAGACGCTCACCACCACGGAGGCGACACCGGCCGTCAGGAAATATGCGTAGTGACATGGCTCCCCGGAGGTGTACAGCACCGTGCCTTGCGGCAGGTCGATGGTCCGGGCAGCACCGAGAATCTGTTTCCGCAGTTCGGGCGAAAGTGCTTCGACCAAAAGGTTTGTCGGCGCGGGCATTATCGCTCCTTTGCCCCCAGGAGCAATAGACATGAGGTCCACTGCGAAAATTTGTTGAGGACGGGATGGCTCATGTTTCTCATATGCTTGCGGGAACGACCTCACGCGAATGTACGTCGCGGCGGTGCAACACTTCTGCCGCCTATCGGACATTTCAGGGGCCGCTGAAAATTTATGTTTCTCATATGGAACAGTCGAGAAGATCGCTATCGCATCGCGGCGTGAGCGGCTCCAAAAGGCGGAATCAGCGTCGAAGATTGTCTAATGCGCGCTTCGACACGGCATAGCATTCGCATGCAAGAGATGTCAGGAGCGTCCGATCCAGAATGCGCACAATTCCGCGACTGTAGGCGATGGCGCCTTTTTCCTGTAGTTGCCCTGCCACCAGGACGACGGTGCTGCGCTGGGTTCCCAGCATCTCTGCCAGGAACTCCTGCGTCAGGGCCAGCGTGTTGCTCTCGACGCGATCTGAGACCATCAACATCCAACGAGCAAGCCGTGATTGGGCGTCGTGCAGCTTGTTGCAGGCGACCGTCTGTAACGCAACCACTACCTGCTCCTGCACATAACCAAGCGCCAGACGGCGAAACTCCGGCAGTGCATCGAAACATTCGCGCGCGGAGGCCAGCGGTATGCGATAGCCCTGCCCAGTGACCTGCATGAAGCATTCGGCGTACATGAAGGATGGCCCAAGCAGCGCATTCACGCCAACCATGCCTTCCCTGCCGCACATGCTCACTTCGGCAGAGCCGCCATCCGACATCACCACTACTACGGACGTAAGCCCTCCCGTCAGGAAGTGGATGTACTCCGGAGGTTCTTCGGGACGGAAGAGCGGAGTGTGTTGCGGCAGGTCCAGGAACGAGGCCGACGCAATAACCCGGTCCCGAGCCCCCTGAGGCAGCTTGTCAAGCAGGAAGTTGCCAGTCGTCGAACTCATCGCCGATAGGTGCCCTTTCGGCCTGTTCCCAGGCATGACATTGAACTGCGCTCTACAACTTCGTAGATAAAGATGCAGATTGTCAAAAAAAGGGAAAGCCGGGGCCAGCGACGGCAGGCGATTTATTGGTACAGACGATCGGTGATCTGACGCGTGATCGCATAGCAGGTACAGGCAGCCGCGGTCAGTCCTTCACGATTTGTGATCTTCACCATGCCGCGCCTGTAGTCGATCAAGCCAGCCCGCTGCAGCACACCCGCAACCAGTGCGACGGTGGTCCGCTGCGATCCGAGCATCTGCGCGAGGTATTCCTGCGTCAGGCCCAGAGCCTCAGTGCCAGACCGGTCGGCCGCTGTGAGCAGCCACCGTGCCAGGCGCGCCTCTGCCTCATGGAGCTTGTTGCAGGCGGAGATCTGACCGGAGATGTTGATCTGCGCCTGCTGAAATTCCAGAACGCGACCGCGCAGTTCTTCATGTTCGAGAAAAAGCGACTCCATGGTCTTGACGGGGATGCGCAGGCCGGCACCGGCGATCTGTACCACCGTATCGACCGTGCTCGGTGCGGGACCCAGCAAAGCATCGCCGCCCACCAGGCCCTCACGGCCAATCATGCCAACCTCGGCCGAACCGCCCTCCGACATATGAACGACGAGTGAGACAGCCCCGCGCAGAAGAAAGTAAATGTGAGTGGGAACTTCATGCAGGCGGTGTAGGTGCACACGCGCGGGTAGATCAACGGGTCGCGCAGATGAAAGAATCGTCTTCTGTACAGGTTCGGATAGTTTATCGAGCAGACGATTGCCTGTGGCAGCCAAAGCACTTCCTCGCATCAAGTCGCAAGGAGCGCATCGCGCTGATCACGGCATGAACATCACCGGTTGATCCGGAGGATGCTCTTCCACCTTATGGGCGGCCCACAATTTTCATTGTTGTTCAGCCGACACAAATCGAACATACTCCTTTTCGGGACGGGACGTACGGACATGTGTCGCTCAGGAGACAGACGGCTCAGACAATTCCGTCGAAAGTAGAGTGCATCTCCGCGAGAACATGCATGATGCCCGACACACCCTTGCGATATGTCGTCCTATGTTTTGGCAACTACGCACCACTGCTCATGACGCGCCAGCGGTTGCTGCAACGGGAGGGATACGCGGCCCTTACCGTCAGATCGCAGGCGGATTTCCGAATGGAGATCTGCCGCAACACTGTGGCTCTCGTATTACTCTGCGAGACGCTGAGCGACGAGGAACGACGGAAAGCGGTGCTCTTCTTGGTGGAGTATGCGCCGGATGCACGCTGCGCCGTACTGACCGCCCCTGGCGGAGATCGAATGGGTCAGGATTTGATCGCGATCGACATGTGCAACGGGCCGGTGAACTTCCTGCAGACGATCGCAAGCATGCTGCCCTTACGCTCGCCGATCCTTCCCATCTCTACGACAGGCTTGCCCAGCTAAACGCCTTTTTTCTGTGGCTCCCAAACGAACTTATGGATCTGCAGCGATAGTCGCGCGGGCAATCCATCCGCCAGCATCCAGTCCACCAGTTCGCGGCCGTCCAGCTCCATGTTGTCGGCCGTGCGCAGGATCGATGGCGCCTTCAGAAACGCGGGCGACAAAAGAATGTGGCCCACTGTACCGTCCGCGATCTTCGATGCAAGGTGTTCCCGGATGAAGTCACGCGCGAATTCGTAATCCACCCGATCCCGAAGGACGAATTTCACCTCGTCGCGCGCGGTGAGCGCATCCAGGTTGCTGGTGCGGAAGGAGCCGAACGCACTGCCGCTGCCGGGGCACTTCACATCCACGATCTTGTGTACTTCCCTGGGAACTTCGCCAAGCGGGCGCTCGCCGCTCGTCTCCATCATCAGGGTGTACTTCGTGGTCGTATCGGCCAGCAGGCGATGCATCAACGGCAGCAATTCCCGCTCGTGCAACATGGGTTCGCCGCCCGTGAACTCAATCAGAGGGCAGGGCGCCAGCGCCTCAATCTGCGCGATAACCTCATCCTCGGTAAACGGCTTACCGCCGGTAAAGGTGTACTCGGAGTCACACCATGCGCACCGCAGGTTGCAGCCCGCAAAGCGCACGAAGATACACGGCACGCCGGTGAACGACGATTCCCCCTGCACGGATTTGTAGAGTTCAATCAGGCGCATGGGCTACTCGTAGTACGTCGCCTGGCTGGTGTCCGTTTCGAAGATCGTGCTCTGCTTCACCCGCACGCGACCGCCTGTGATCTCTGACAAACGTAAGTTCGTCTCGTCGAAGAAATACTTCGCTAGATTTTCCGCGGAAGGGTTCACCACGTCGAAGGGCGGCAGCTCGTTGATCATGTGATGATCGAGGTAGTTCACCACGGGCCTCAGAATGTCTTTCAAAATCTTGAAGTCGAGCAGAAGGCCGTTCGGTTCCAGCTCTGCGCCGGCCAGCGTCACGAGCACGCGATAGTTGTGGCCGTGCGGGTTCTCGCACTTGCCGTAATATTCGCGAAGAAAATGGCCGGATGAAAAATGGGCCTCTACGGTGACTTCGTACATGGTCCGTCCTGGGGAATGCGCGTCGCCGCGCGAATGCTTCCGTTCTAAGTTTACCGGTCAGGACGCTTTCCGGCCCGTGCGGATCTAACCTCGTCCGGAGTTGGGCGGTCTCGAAGCGTTCTTCTGCGCCTGGCGGCGCCGCTCATATTCGCGATGCACGCCCGCCTGACCACCCGGCGTGCGGCGGTCTGCCTGCTCAAACATGGACTGCAGAACGCCCAGCAGCGCTATCACCAGCCCAAGCAGCAGCATGACGATGCCGATGGTGCGCCACAAACTGGCGTCAGACGGCGCTCCGGGCTCGTGCGCCAAACCGGTGACGGCCACCACATAGGAGATCGTAGCGAACAGGACCAGCGTTCCGGACAGGATGTAAAGATTGCGGCTCAGCATGGCAGTTATGCGGCGGTAGCGCCGTGATTGCCCATCGCCTGCGCCCATCCCTTGACGGTGGCGATCGACGGAAGAAGGAAGAAGATCGCCGTGAAGACCAGCGTGGATGCCAGGTCATTCCGGTAAAACGGCAGACCAGCCACGTAGCACTGGGTCAGGCCGGCGGCCGTATGGTCGTACATGTTGCCACGCAGCCACACCATGCCGTTACTCAAAAGGAAGAAGCTCGTCGACGATGCCAGCGCAGCGAGGCCCAGTCGCATTACCGACTTGCGCTGCAACAGCGCGGATGCGCCCAGGCAGACAGCAGCGTACCAAAGCCAGGTGACGACATAGCCGGAGATGTGAAAGGGGTACCCATAGGCATAGATGGTCAGCCACCAGTCGGTTGCCGCCATCGCCAGCACGGCGAACAGCGCCAGGGCCCGGTTACGGCCACGCAGGCTGGCCCCGAAATACAGCAGACCCGCACCGACGCACGTCACATTGCCGCCAGTGGTATGCAACAAATGCGGCACCACACGGCTGAGGACGGCGATCAGAAGCACAAAGAATGCCATAGAGACATTCTCCCACGCGAGGTACGCGCTGCGGCAGGCTTATTTCGACCGAAGGAGCAGGCGCGCCCTAGTGAGCGCCGACCTGCTCCGCCCCGCCGAGAAAAGCCTCCTGGACACGCCGGTTGGCATCCACCCATGCTTCCGCAGAGAGCACATTACTACTGGAACGCAAGCCCAGGACGTCATAACGGAAACGCAGGTCGCTGAATACGACATTCCGCAGCGCTGCCTCCGCTGGCGTTGGCGAAAGCTCAGGATGCGTCTCGCCCACCGTTCCCTCGTCCACCACCAGCGGAAACTTCGACCAGTCAAGGTAAACCTCGCCCAGCCAACTCTGCTTCGCGGCTAACGTCGCCAGCGTGACCTGCGGCTTGGCATAGATCTGCTGGGGATCGGTCTCGAAAAGGCCCTGGCGTGTGTCAACGGTTCCGATCTGAAAGTTCTCGGGTGTCTCCACCACAACGTGCCAGCGGTATGGGTCGATAGGATATGGGTTCAGCGAACGCCGCATAATCCGGCCTCCACGAAACTCGTGCGCGTCGACCACGGTAGCTGCATCGTCACGTTGAGAGCCGCGGTAGCCCCACAACCCCACCATCATCACCAGCGCAGCGGCCGACAGCGCCCTGCCCTGGTAGCGCGGCCGGCGAATCCCCATCTCGCGATGTACCAGCGAAAACAGGAATGGCAGCAACAGTGCCAGGGAAAGCACTAGCAGGAGCAGGGGCTCCACGATGTACACCAGTTCCCCCGCGTACCAGCGAGGATTGAACGGCGCAAACGGTCGAATGCCATAGTTGTTCGTCCAGTCCAGCAGCAGATGGCTCAACAGGGCTAACAGCGCCATGCCAGAGAGCATCAGCCATCGGGTGGGCGCCGGCTCCTCTACGGAACGGCGCTTCTTCCACGTTCGTCGCGTCGCATGCAGACCATAAAAGACGCCTACCAGCAGCGCCGCCTGCAGCGGCAGCGACCACAGAGCGTGCGTCCAGCCGCGATGATGCTGGAAATAGACCAGCGGACCACCGAGGCGATAGACGAAGTCAGCGTCAGGCAGTTCCGCTGCGATGACACACGCGGCCGTTGCATAGCGTGCCCGCGCCGGGAATCCGAATGCGCGCGAGAGGCACGCGCCGGTCAACAGATGGGTGACTGGTTCCACGAGGCAAAGCATACACGGCAACCAACAGCACCGTGCTTCAAGGCCATCTCAGGCTGCGGGAAGAGCGCCCGCGATGCTCCAGCCGTCACTATCCGTGAAGAACGGACCGGTTGACCGCAAAAATCCCTCAAAAAAACGGATGGCTCGATACAAGCGGGACTTCACCGTGGGCATGCGGATACCCGTGACTTCCGCAATCTCTCGCATGGTCAGATCTTCGTAGAAGTGCAGCACCAGAACCTCGCGGTGGATGGGATTGAGCTTCGCCATGGCATCGGCCAACGCCGCCGCCCGCTCCAACACGCCGATCTGCTCCAGTGGCGAGGGCGACTTCGCAACCACGTCAAACGGTGCCGAGCCGTCTTCCGGCTGCATCAGGCCGTCCAGTGACAGCAACGAGCGGCGACGGAAGTAGTCCAGCGCTCGATTGCGGGCAATGGTGAATAACCACGCGTCGAAGCTGCCGCGATCGTCGTACTGTTGCCCGCGTTCCAGCACACGTATCCACGTCTCTTGGAAGATGTCCTCCGCCAGTTCCGGCCGGCCGGTCATCGCAGTCAGGTAGCGCATCAGCCGATGCTGATACTGCGCAATCAGTTCCTCCAGCAGTCCGGCATCTCGAAGCTTCAGACCTCGGGCGATGCGCTGACGGTCTGACACGTCAGACCCCATGGGAGCTGCAGCCGAAAAGAACGAAAGCGATGGTGTGTGCATGTTATTTTCGAGACTCCGCGGAACGCCCCTGATTCACGTTGTGAATATTACCATTTTGGAAGTATCCCTTTTGCGAATTATTTTCGCTACGGATAATCCACGGTTTTCGCAGGCTTCTGCTTGGCAAGGGAACGCCGGGCTGCATAGGATGGGCGTAATGGCTACACGAACCAGGACGTCCGCCGCCCAGCCAGCGGCGACACCCGCTAGCGACGAATTGCCGCGCGAACTGATGCGCGCCATGGACGGCATGTTCCTCCGCATGCTGAAACAGACCAACGTGCAGGAGATGTCGCGCATGAACACGTCTCCCCACGAGAGCCGATCGCTGGGGATACTGCTGCGCGAAGGGCCGCTGCTGATGAGCGAACTCGCCAAGAGCATGGAGATCCCGCTCAGCTCTGCCACGAATCTGGTCAACCGGCTGGTGGAAAAAGGTCATGTCGCCCGGGAACGATCCGACGAAGACCGCCGGATCGTCCGCGTGACGGTAACGGCCAGCGGTCGACGCTTGATGGCGAAGCTGGAGCAGTTCCGTCTGGAGGCAAGCAGGCATGCGCTGACACGACTCGATACTGCGGAACAACGCACGCTCATCGCTCTGCTGCGCAAGACCGCAGAGTAGATCCCTGCCTGGGATACCACCGCCCACATGTCCGAGCTTTGTTAGTCTCGTTGCAAAGGATCAAACCATGGCTGAGACGACACCTGCACTGGAAACACCGCTGGCAAAGCATGATGCATCGCACACTCCGAAGCGCTACCTGGTGCTGGGCGCTACCTCCGGCATTGCGGAGGCTACCTGCCGCATGTGGGCGGCACAGGGCGCGAACATCTTCCTGGTGGGTCGGTCTGAGAGCAAGTTGAACGCCATGGCCGGTGACCTGCGCGTGCGCGGCGCGGCCTTTGTGGACATTGCCGTGGCGGATCTGGACAGGCTTGAAGACCATGCCAGCCTGATGGCCCATGCCATCACACAGCTCGGCGGCCTCGACGTGGCGTACCTCGCCTTCGGCATCCTCGGCGATCAGCCTCAGGCAGAGATGGATGCCGCACACGCAGAACAGATTCTGCACACCAACCTGACCGCGCCCGTCAGCATGCTCACCTGGCTAGCGAACTTCTGCGTGAAGCAGGGACGTGGGACGCTTGCCGTACTGTCCTCCGTCGCCGGGGATCGCGGTCGCAAAAGCAACTATGTCTATGGAGCGTCGAAGGCCGGCCTGACCGCTTTCGTCGACGGCCTGCGCAATCGCGTGGACCGCGAAGGCGTTGCTGTGCTGACGATCAAGCCCGGTCCAGTAAAGACCGCGATGACTGCCAGCATGAAGGGCAATGAAAAGTTTGCAGATGTGAATGCGGTCGCGAAATCCATTGCGGATGCCATCGCCAAGGGCGAAGGCGGCGTGATGTACGTGCCGGCCAAGTGGCGTCCCATCATGGCTGTCGTCCGAGCGATCCCGGACTCGATGTTCAAGAAGCTCAATCTCTGAGCACTTTGCGCTGACTCGACGCGCTTCGCGCGTGTCCGTGCAACCGCAAGCAACATCGAAAGCCCGGCCTCGCGCCGGGCTTTCAGTCTTCGTGACGTCATCCTGAAAAACTATCGTCGCCTCGAATCCGGCCGCGACAGCCCACCCTTTGCTTCGCAGGATTGGGGTTACCCAAACAACACGAGTATCGCCCGGATACTTACTTGTTATCGATTTCCGAAAGTCGCCGCGCGACCGCGTGTCCCAGCACCGGTACATGGCCAACCAGGCCAAGCACTGCATCCCGCACCGCATGCATCACCGGCGACGACGTTGCCGCGAGCTTCGTCATGGTGTCTGTCGTGCTGACAACGTTGCGAGCGATCTTCAGCCGCTCCGCCTCCCACTTCGCGATGCCGCTCTCGTCGCCCGTTGCGATGGCCTGATGCAGAGCAGCGGCGAGCGTCGTTGCGTCTTGGATACCGGTATTCATACCCTGTCCGCCGGCGGGCGAATGCACATGCGCTGCATCACCTGCGATGAGGATCCGGCCCTGCCTCAGCTTGCGCGCAACGCGATGCTGAATGCGAAAACGTGAAGACCAATGCACGTTGTGCACGACAGCGCCGGGAACGGTGCGCTCGTTCAAAATCTTCTGGCAGTCGGAGATCGTGGGATGCTTCGGTGCGTCCGCAACCGTGGCGATGATGCGATACAGGCCACCCGGCAGAGCGACCACGAGCGTCAGGCCCGCCTCATGCAGGAAGAGTTCCATCGCGTCGCGGCCCAGCGGCCAATCCATCTCGACATCGGCGAGGATGAAGCTCTCTTCGTAATCGCCGCCTTCGAAGGCGATGCCGGCGGCTTGGCGCACGATGCTGTGCAGCCCGTCGCAACCAACCACCCAGCCTGCGGTGATGTCCTGTACCAGGACGCCCGCGGCCGTGTACGTCAGCGTGACGGAGTCGGGTGTATGCGCCAACGATGTGACGTCGATGCAGCGAGTGACGTGACCGCCCAGCTCCTGCAGCCGCTGGGTCAGCACGGACTCCGTGCGGTCCTGCGTGCACACCAGGATGTAGCTGTATGCTGTGGGCAAATCATCAAAGCTGATGGTCGCCTTGATCTCCGAGCCCTCACGCAGGTGCGCCGTATGCAGGATCAGGCCGTTGTCGATGAGTCGCTTCGAGATGCCCAGAGGTTCCAGCACCTCAAGCGTACGGGCATGTACGACCGTTGCACGCGAAGTGGTGCCGGCGTACGACTCTTTCTCGAAGAGCATCGCATTCACGCCCAGCCGGCGAAGCTCCGCGGCCAACGCCAGACCGGTGGGGCCAGCGCCCACTATGATCACATCCTGTTGTTTCGCCGCCATGTTCTTTCCTTTACTTCTACGTTCCGATGCACCGCGAGGCCGGTGAATCGCCTGTCTGAAAGTCCTTTCAACAGGATGCTTCCTCGATACGGAAGGATGCGGCGGCGGATCTGTATATGCCCCAAAGGTTGCGCCTTTCCTGCGCCAGATTGACATCGCCGGCTGCAACCCGGCCACATCGCGCTGCCATCCATTCAATGCATGGGTATAGTCACTTCAATCCTGGCGGCGGCATTGATCGGCGCAGCCGCGGTCTCGCCTCAAACTGTGGCTACAGCTCAAAGTGCTGCGCCATCCTCTGCCGGGAGCACACAGGCAGCAGCACCGGCGGCGATCAGCCCCGCGGCTGCGAGTGCGCAAGCCGCCTCGGCTGCGGCCACGGCTAACTCCGCGACACTCGGCTCGCAGGCAAAGCAGGCCGGCGACGCTGGCACACGCTCTCCTGCAGCCGGTATCACCGGCGTGCCGCGGTATCGCGCAGGCTTTCGCGGCCCGAAGGGCACAAGCGCGCCGAACGCAACAGCGTCGGTCGGAGTAACGGGAGATGCAGACGGCAATGGCCTGCCGGATGGAACGGCACTCCTGCCCGGCATTGCAACCTTTCGGAATGGCGTGAAGGCAGGCACACCCATCCAGGTGCGATTGCAAAGCCCCGTCGACAGTGGCCACGCCAGGAACGGTGACATCGTACGCGGCATACTCGTGGCACCGGTTGGCGACGCTCCGGCGGGCGCACCCGTCGAACTGACCGTTGTGGCCGCGGCGGCAGCCGGACAGATGACCAGCGCAGGCGAACTGAGCCTGCAGGTAGTCAAAGTAAACGGCACCACCGTCTTGTCGGAGGTGATCACTGCGACCGGCGAAGAGGGCAAGAAGATCATCCCGGATGCTGCACCGGAACGCGGCACCGAGGCCATCTTCACCCCGGAAAAACCACTCACACTGCCAGCGGCATAGTCCTGCGGGTCTGAAACCCCGACCAAAGAATGTATAGCTGCGCTTGCGGGGCAAGCCGTGTAGAACACGGCACGGATATTTAGCTGACGCCCTTTACCAATGCGAGCATCTCTGCCGCGTGGCCTTCCGGCTTCACCTTGCGGAACTCGGCTTCCAGCTTTCCCGCACGATCGAAGACAAACGTGGACCGCTCGATCTTGGTGACGGGCTTGCCGTACATGCTGCCCTCGCGGACCAGGTCGAACTGCTTGCAGACCTTCAGATCAGGGTCGGCCAGCAGCGTGTAGGGCAGCGAAAATTTATCCGCGAACTTCTTCTGCGCCTTCACCGCATCGCGCGAGATGCCGAGCAGGACTGCGCCTTCAGCCTTGAGATCACTATAGAGATCGCGAAACTCGCAGGCCTCCACGGTGCACCCGGGCGTATCCGCGCGCGGGTAGAAGAACAACACAACGGGCGATCCGCGGAATTGCGCAAGCGAGACCGTCTCGCCGTTCTGGTTCTGGAGTTCGAAGTCGACCTGGTCACCAATCTGCATGGCAACAGCTTACCCGGCGGCTGCCGCCTCCGCC is a genomic window containing:
- a CDS encoding 7-carboxy-7-deazaguanine synthase QueE — protein: MRLIELYKSVQGESSFTGVPCIFVRFAGCNLRCAWCDSEYTFTGGKPFTEDEVIAQIEALAPCPLIEFTGGEPMLHERELLPLMHRLLADTTTKYTLMMETSGERPLGEVPREVHKIVDVKCPGSGSAFGSFRTSNLDALTARDEVKFVLRDRVDYEFARDFIREHLASKIADGTVGHILLSPAFLKAPSILRTADNMELDGRELVDWMLADGLPARLSLQIHKFVWEPQKKGV
- a CDS encoding Crp/Fnr family transcriptional regulator, producing the protein MAATGNRLLDKLSEPVQKTILSSARPVDLPARVHLHRLHEVPTHIYFLLRGAVSLVVHMSEGGSAEVGMIGREGLVGGDALLGPAPSTVDTVVQIAGAGLRIPVKTMESLFLEHEELRGRVLEFQQAQINISGQISACNKLHEAEARLARWLLTAADRSGTEALGLTQEYLAQMLGSQRTTVALVAGVLQRAGLIDYRRGMVKITNREGLTAAACTCYAITRQITDRLYQ
- the queD gene encoding 6-carboxytetrahydropterin synthase QueD; amino-acid sequence: MYEVTVEAHFSSGHFLREYYGKCENPHGHNYRVLVTLAGAELEPNGLLLDFKILKDILRPVVNYLDHHMINELPPFDVVNPSAENLAKYFFDETNLRLSEITGGRVRVKQSTIFETDTSQATYYE
- a CDS encoding Crp/Fnr family transcriptional regulator, producing MPAPTNLLVEALSPELRKQILGAARTIDLPQGTVLYTSGEPCHYAYFLTAGVASVVVSVSDGSSAEVGMIGAEGVAGAHALLGPRPPLAQCFMQVSGSGLRVTIAELRRLFLESEELRARILEALQLQMLMLDQIAGCNKLHQASERLARWLLTAADRVNSDTVSLTQEAISQMLGTRRTTVALVAGTLQRAGMIGYRRGLVKILDRQALTDAACDCYGITRKLIDNLYNQPFGQV
- a CDS encoding DUF6580 family putative transport protein — protein: MAFFVLLIAVLSRVVPHLLHTTGGNVTCVGAGLLYFGASLRGRNRALALFAVLAMAATDWWLTIYAYGYPFHISGYVVTWLWYAAVCLGASALLQRKSVMRLGLAALASSTSFFLLSNGMVWLRGNMYDHTAAGLTQCYVAGLPFYRNDLASTLVFTAIFFLLPSIATVKGWAQAMGNHGATAA
- a CDS encoding SDR family oxidoreductase, whose amino-acid sequence is MAETTPALETPLAKHDASHTPKRYLVLGATSGIAEATCRMWAAQGANIFLVGRSESKLNAMAGDLRVRGAAFVDIAVADLDRLEDHASLMAHAITQLGGLDVAYLAFGILGDQPQAEMDAAHAEQILHTNLTAPVSMLTWLANFCVKQGRGTLAVLSSVAGDRGRKSNYVYGASKAGLTAFVDGLRNRVDREGVAVLTIKPGPVKTAMTASMKGNEKFADVNAVAKSIADAIAKGEGGVMYVPAKWRPIMAVVRAIPDSMFKKLNL
- a CDS encoding Crp/Fnr family transcriptional regulator, with the protein product MSSTTGNFLLDKLPQGARDRVIASASFLDLPQHTPLFRPEEPPEYIHFLTGGLTSVVVVMSDGGSAEVSMCGREGMVGVNALLGPSFMYAECFMQVTGQGYRIPLASARECFDALPEFRRLALGYVQEQVVVALQTVACNKLHDAQSRLARWMLMVSDRVESNTLALTQEFLAEMLGTQRSTVVLVAGQLQEKGAIAYSRGIVRILDRTLLTSLACECYAVSKRALDNLRR
- a CDS encoding purine nucleoside permease gives rise to the protein MRPTALLLLAAALVYPFASSSAQTPAKIPVKVVVLAMFEVGNDTGDFPGEFQHWAEGEHLTRRYAMPAAYHDAMMNDDGVLGIVTGIGTARAAATVMALGTDPRFDLTHAYWLVAGIGGIDPQMGSLGSAVWSDWIVDGDIAHEIDPREAPKDWKTGYVPLRKSTPYELPRTDENGIAFHLNTGLVDWAYTLTHDVKLPDTAEIRDRRQEYAGDNAKRPPFVLRGDNLSAGTFWHGKLLNQWARDWVRYQTGGAGTYAICGMEDTGTMQSLTWLDRAGKVDAKRVLILRTASNYDQQRQGISAADSLAETKITKYSAFLPALDSAFRVGDVVVRSLVTNWAVDRDRMPSATAESTPGAAKNPTQP
- a CDS encoding RNA polymerase sigma factor, with the protein product MHTPSLSFFSAAAPMGSDVSDRQRIARGLKLRDAGLLEELIAQYQHRLMRYLTAMTGRPELAEDIFQETWIRVLERGQQYDDRGSFDAWLFTIARNRALDYFRRRSLLSLDGLMQPEDGSAPFDVVAKSPSPLEQIGVLERAAALADAMAKLNPIHREVLVLHFYEDLTMREIAEVTGIRMPTVKSRLYRAIRFFEGFLRSTGPFFTDSDGWSIAGALPAA
- a CDS encoding metal-dependent hydrolase; the protein is MEPVTHLLTGACLSRAFGFPARARYATAACVIAAELPDADFVYRLGGPLVYFQHHRGWTHALWSLPLQAALLVGVFYGLHATRRTWKKRRSVEEPAPTRWLMLSGMALLALLSHLLLDWTNNYGIRPFAPFNPRWYAGELVYIVEPLLLLVLSLALLLPFLFSLVHREMGIRRPRYQGRALSAAALVMMVGLWGYRGSQRDDAATVVDAHEFRGGRIMRRSLNPYPIDPYRWHVVVETPENFQIGTVDTRQGLFETDPQQIYAKPQVTLATLAAKQSWLGEVYLDWSKFPLVVDEGTVGETHPELSPTPAEAALRNVVFSDLRFRYDVLGLRSSSNVLSAEAWVDANRRVQEAFLGGAEQVGAH
- a CDS encoding MarR family winged helix-turn-helix transcriptional regulator, which translates into the protein MATRTRTSAAQPAATPASDELPRELMRAMDGMFLRMLKQTNVQEMSRMNTSPHESRSLGILLREGPLLMSELAKSMEIPLSSATNLVNRLVEKGHVARERSDEDRRIVRVTVTASGRRLMAKLEQFRLEASRHALTRLDTAEQRTLIALLRKTAE
- a CDS encoding FAD-dependent oxidoreductase, whose protein sequence is MAAKQQDVIIVGAGPTGLALAAELRRLGVNAMLFEKESYAGTTSRATVVHARTLEVLEPLGISKRLIDNGLILHTAHLREGSEIKATISFDDLPTAYSYILVCTQDRTESVLTQRLQELGGHVTRCIDVTSLAHTPDSVTLTYTAAGVLVQDITAGWVVGCDGLHSIVRQAAGIAFEGGDYEESFILADVEMDWPLGRDAMELFLHEAGLTLVVALPGGLYRIIATVADAPKHPTISDCQKILNERTVPGAVVHNVHWSSRFRIQHRVARKLRQGRILIAGDAAHVHSPAGGQGMNTGIQDATTLAAALHQAIATGDESGIAKWEAERLKIARNVVSTTDTMTKLAATSSPVMHAVRDAVLGLVGHVPVLGHAVARRLSEIDNK